The Herpetosiphonaceae bacterium sequence CAGACCCTTAAGGAAACCGAGCTGAACGAGGCGCAGGGCGAAACGTTCGAGGCATGGCACGCATCACAGCCGCAGACAGCGCCTACGTCGCCCTCGCAGAGCGTGCCGATCATGAGCGAAACCAGCACACCGCAGACCGGCACGTCCGAGGCTCCGCGCTTCACCGGGCGCAGCTACGATCTACCGGAGAGCACCGACATCTCAGGCAGCGGCCTGCCCAACTCAAGCTCGGTCGGCGGCGATTGGGCTGGCTCCACCAGCGGACAGATCGGCCAGCAGCCGACCGGCAGCCAATGGGCCGGACCAACAGGCGGACAGCCAGCGGTTGGCAATACGCCATATGCGTGCCCTACCTGTGGGCAAGCGATTGCCAACAACGCCGCCTTCTGCCCTAACTGTGGGACCAAGGTGGCACAGGTAAGCTGAGTCGGCAGCAGCATCCTTCGGCGCAGCGCTGGATCTTGCGCTGCGCCTGCTTTTGCAGCGCGTTTAGCGCTCCGGCTCGTGTCGTTGACGCGCATGGCTGCGCGCCATTGCCTCGGCCCACTGCCAAAGTGCCTGCGCATGCTGCGGACGAGAGAGCGCATACAAGTTGTAGCGCTCAGCGCTGGATGAGGTGATCCGCAGCGCCAGGGGATGCGCCGTGCC is a genomic window containing:
- a CDS encoding zinc ribbon domain-containing protein → MGFLDSISKTLTAGVDRAKFEADKFQRTSRISGEINNIKSQIDTNTRQLGERALELYQQGAITAPEIASLAQIIAQLREQQTLKETELNEAQGETFEAWHASQPQTAPTSPSQSVPIMSETSTPQTGTSEAPRFTGRSYDLPESTDISGSGLPNSSSVGGDWAGSTSGQIGQQPTGSQWAGPTGGQPAVGNTPYACPTCGQAIANNAAFCPNCGTKVAQVS